In a single window of the Anabas testudineus chromosome 17, fAnaTes1.2, whole genome shotgun sequence genome:
- the ranbp3b gene encoding ran-binding protein 3b isoform X3, which translates to MADLANEDKPAIAPPVFVFQKDKAQKRSAEGSSAEDGEDSDKDEASYCPPVKRERTSSFPPPHTVPKNNVFMPSSFCQSPTGNSDSEPEEKPVGFRLKPPTLIHGQAPSSGVPSQKPKEQQRSVLRPAVLQAPPSKSHIESNSSCGTNGVKKSSDGAAIQSLFLNNTEHSATMAKSQKHENEEDGASSDKDGGGSEKKETNVAISFVFGQNIKDRAKLDENSTEDKLKDSVPPESQSEGTNYFLQYISTPSSKNATNSTDSGAKFVFGQNMSERVLSPPKGESTNEENKDASDPSSQESTPEKANSVSESLEESAAAYTKATAKKCILEKVDVKTGEESESNVLQMQCKLYVFEKTAQSWIERGRGLLRLNDMASTDDGTLQSRLVMRTQGSLRLILNTKLWPQMQVDKASEKSVRITAMDTEDQGVKVFLISGSSKDIGQLAAALHHRILALKSRAEQEPEAPTTTIPVAEVPQSNEDDSDEDDNNSASASASTPATSNSEGGENQAAGST; encoded by the exons ATGGCGGACTTGGCAAACGAAG ACAAGCCTGCCATAGCgcctcctgtgtttgttttccaaaaagATAAAGCACAGAAG cGGTCTGCAGAGGGCTCAAGTGCAGAGGATGGAGAAG ATTCAGATAAAGACGAGGCAAGCTATTGCCCCCCTGTGAAAAGGGAAAGGACCTCATCGTTCCCACCCCCACATACTG TCCCCAAGAACAATGTATTCATGCCCTCAAGCTTCTGCCAGTCTCCAACTGGGAACTCTGACTCTGAGCCAG AGGAGAAGCCTGTTGGATTCCGTTTGAAGCCACCAACTCTCATACATGGACAGGCACCAAGTTCAG GCGTCCCAAGTCAGAAACCCAAGGAGCAGCAACGCAGTGTCCTCCGCCCTGCAGTCCTTCAGGCACCACCCTCTAAATCACATATAGAGTCAA ATTCCAGTTGTGGAACAAACGGTGTGAAAAAGTCATCAGATGGGGCAGCCATTCAGTCCCTCTTCTTGAACAACACAGAGCACTCAGCCACCATGGCCAAGTCACAG aaacatgaaaatgaggAAGATGGAGCAAGTAGTGACAAAGACGGAGGCGGAAGCGAGAAGAAGGAGACAAATGTAGCAATATCTTTTGTGTTTGGTCAGAATATCAAAGACAGAGCAAAG TTGGACGAGAACAGCACAGAAGATAAGTTGAAGGATAGTGTGCCACCTGAGTCTCAATCAGAGGGCACTAATTATttcttacagtacatttctaCCCCAAG TTCAAAAAATGCCACAAACAGTACAGACAGTGGGGCAAAATTTGTTTTTGGGCAGAACATGTCTGAGCGTGTTCTG AGTCCCCCCAAGGGTGAGTCCacaaatgaggaaaataaagatGCTTCAGACCCTTCATCACAGGAGTCAACACCAGAGAAAG CAAACAGCGTGTCAGAGTCTTTGGAGGAGTCTGCAGCAGCATACACCAAAGCCACAGCCAAGAAGTGCATCTTAGAGAAAGTTGACGTCAAAACTGGGGAGGAATCAGAAAGCAATGTTTTACAG ATGCAATGCAAGTTATATGTTTTTGAGAAGACTGCTCAATCATGGATAGAGAGAGGTCGAGGTCTGCTGAGGCTCAATGATATGGCATCGACAGATGACGGCACGCTACAGTCCCGTCTAG TGATGAGGACCCAGGGCAGCCTCCGGTTGATCCTCAACACTAAACTTTGGCCCCAGATGCAGGTGGACAAGGCCAGCGAGAAGAGTGTACGAATCACTGCCATGGACACAGAGGACCAGGGGGTCAAGGTCTTCCTAATATCG GGTAGCTCTAAGGACATAGGTCAGCTGGCTGCAGCGTTACATCACCGTATCTTAGCCCTGAAGAGCCGGGCAGAGCAGGAGCCCGAGGCCCCGACAACAACCATCCCTGTGGCGGAGGTACCGCAGTCCAATGAGGACGACAGCGACGAGGATGACAACAACTCTGCCTCCGCTTCAGCCTCCACTCCTGCTACAA GTAAttcagagggaggagagaaccAGGCAGCAGGAAGCACATAG
- the ranbp3b gene encoding ran-binding protein 3b isoform X2 has product MADLANEDKPAIAPPVFVFQKDKAQKRSAEGSSAEDGEDSDKDEASYCPPVKRERTSSFPPPHTVPKNNVFMPSSFCQSPTGNSDSEPEEKPVGFRLKPPTLIHGQAPSSGVPSQKPKEQQRSVLRPAVLQAPPSKSHIESNSSCGTNGVKKSSDGAAIQSLFLNNTEHSATMAKSQKHENEEDGASSDKDGGGSEKKETNVAISFVFGQNIKDRAKLDENSTEDKLKDSVPPESQSEGTNYFLQYISTPSSKNATNSTDSGAKFVFGQNMSERVLSPPKGESTNEENKDASDPSSQESTPEKAANSVSESLEESAAAYTKATAKKCILEKVDVKTGEESESNVLQMQCKLYVFEKTAQSWIERGRGLLRLNDMASTDDGTLQSRLVMRTQGSLRLILNTKLWPQMQVDKASEKSVRITAMDTEDQGVKVFLISGSSKDIGQLAAALHHRILALKSRAEQEPEAPTTTIPVAEVPQSNEDDSDEDDNNSASASASTPATSNSEGGENQAAGST; this is encoded by the exons ATGGCGGACTTGGCAAACGAAG ACAAGCCTGCCATAGCgcctcctgtgtttgttttccaaaaagATAAAGCACAGAAG cGGTCTGCAGAGGGCTCAAGTGCAGAGGATGGAGAAG ATTCAGATAAAGACGAGGCAAGCTATTGCCCCCCTGTGAAAAGGGAAAGGACCTCATCGTTCCCACCCCCACATACTG TCCCCAAGAACAATGTATTCATGCCCTCAAGCTTCTGCCAGTCTCCAACTGGGAACTCTGACTCTGAGCCAG AGGAGAAGCCTGTTGGATTCCGTTTGAAGCCACCAACTCTCATACATGGACAGGCACCAAGTTCAG GCGTCCCAAGTCAGAAACCCAAGGAGCAGCAACGCAGTGTCCTCCGCCCTGCAGTCCTTCAGGCACCACCCTCTAAATCACATATAGAGTCAA ATTCCAGTTGTGGAACAAACGGTGTGAAAAAGTCATCAGATGGGGCAGCCATTCAGTCCCTCTTCTTGAACAACACAGAGCACTCAGCCACCATGGCCAAGTCACAG aaacatgaaaatgaggAAGATGGAGCAAGTAGTGACAAAGACGGAGGCGGAAGCGAGAAGAAGGAGACAAATGTAGCAATATCTTTTGTGTTTGGTCAGAATATCAAAGACAGAGCAAAG TTGGACGAGAACAGCACAGAAGATAAGTTGAAGGATAGTGTGCCACCTGAGTCTCAATCAGAGGGCACTAATTATttcttacagtacatttctaCCCCAAG TTCAAAAAATGCCACAAACAGTACAGACAGTGGGGCAAAATTTGTTTTTGGGCAGAACATGTCTGAGCGTGTTCTG AGTCCCCCCAAGGGTGAGTCCacaaatgaggaaaataaagatGCTTCAGACCCTTCATCACAGGAGTCAACACCAGAGAAAG CAGCAAACAGCGTGTCAGAGTCTTTGGAGGAGTCTGCAGCAGCATACACCAAAGCCACAGCCAAGAAGTGCATCTTAGAGAAAGTTGACGTCAAAACTGGGGAGGAATCAGAAAGCAATGTTTTACAG ATGCAATGCAAGTTATATGTTTTTGAGAAGACTGCTCAATCATGGATAGAGAGAGGTCGAGGTCTGCTGAGGCTCAATGATATGGCATCGACAGATGACGGCACGCTACAGTCCCGTCTAG TGATGAGGACCCAGGGCAGCCTCCGGTTGATCCTCAACACTAAACTTTGGCCCCAGATGCAGGTGGACAAGGCCAGCGAGAAGAGTGTACGAATCACTGCCATGGACACAGAGGACCAGGGGGTCAAGGTCTTCCTAATATCG GGTAGCTCTAAGGACATAGGTCAGCTGGCTGCAGCGTTACATCACCGTATCTTAGCCCTGAAGAGCCGGGCAGAGCAGGAGCCCGAGGCCCCGACAACAACCATCCCTGTGGCGGAGGTACCGCAGTCCAATGAGGACGACAGCGACGAGGATGACAACAACTCTGCCTCCGCTTCAGCCTCCACTCCTGCTACAA GTAAttcagagggaggagagaaccAGGCAGCAGGAAGCACATAG
- the ccl25a gene encoding C-C motif chemokine 21, whose translation MRFNLLFFLLSLSCLYLALAQVSYEDCCLTYVKQHKTVKKLAVMYRVQETDGGCNIPAIVFTMRRGRRVCGDPREEWVKALMKNIDKSNSNSNSNPKHKHYRHPKRG comes from the exons ATGCGATTCAACCTGCTGTTCTTCCTGCTGAGCCTTTCTTGTCTCTACCTTGCACTGGCACAAG TGTCCTATGAGGACTGTTGCCTGACGtatgtaaaacaacacaaaacagtcaaaaaGCTCGCTGTTATGTACAGAGTGCAGGAGACAGATGGAGGCTGCAACATCCCTGCAATAGT TTTCACCATGAGGCGAGGGCGTCGGGTTTGTGGCGATCCCAGAGAGGAATGGGTAAAAGCACTGATGAAGAACATTGAcaaaagtaacagtaacagtaacagtaacccAAAACACAAG CATTACCGGCATCCAAAGAGAGGCTAA
- the ranbp3b gene encoding ran-binding protein 3b isoform X1 encodes MTSLHLLLTDKPAIAPPVFVFQKDKAQKRSAEGSSAEDGEDSDKDEASYCPPVKRERTSSFPPPHTVPKNNVFMPSSFCQSPTGNSDSEPEEKPVGFRLKPPTLIHGQAPSSGVPSQKPKEQQRSVLRPAVLQAPPSKSHIESNSSCGTNGVKKSSDGAAIQSLFLNNTEHSATMAKSQKHENEEDGASSDKDGGGSEKKETNVAISFVFGQNIKDRAKLDENSTEDKLKDSVPPESQSEGTNYFLQYISTPSSKNATNSTDSGAKFVFGQNMSERVLSPPKGESTNEENKDASDPSSQESTPEKANSVSESLEESAAAYTKATAKKCILEKVDVKTGEESESNVLQMQCKLYVFEKTAQSWIERGRGLLRLNDMASTDDGTLQSRLVMRTQGSLRLILNTKLWPQMQVDKASEKSVRITAMDTEDQGVKVFLISGSSKDIGQLAAALHHRILALKSRAEQEPEAPTTTIPVAEVPQSNEDDSDEDDNNSASASASTPATSNSEGGENQAAGST; translated from the exons ATGACTAGCCTACATCTTCTCTTAACAGACAAGCCTGCCATAGCgcctcctgtgtttgttttccaaaaagATAAAGCACAGAAG cGGTCTGCAGAGGGCTCAAGTGCAGAGGATGGAGAAG ATTCAGATAAAGACGAGGCAAGCTATTGCCCCCCTGTGAAAAGGGAAAGGACCTCATCGTTCCCACCCCCACATACTG TCCCCAAGAACAATGTATTCATGCCCTCAAGCTTCTGCCAGTCTCCAACTGGGAACTCTGACTCTGAGCCAG AGGAGAAGCCTGTTGGATTCCGTTTGAAGCCACCAACTCTCATACATGGACAGGCACCAAGTTCAG GCGTCCCAAGTCAGAAACCCAAGGAGCAGCAACGCAGTGTCCTCCGCCCTGCAGTCCTTCAGGCACCACCCTCTAAATCACATATAGAGTCAA ATTCCAGTTGTGGAACAAACGGTGTGAAAAAGTCATCAGATGGGGCAGCCATTCAGTCCCTCTTCTTGAACAACACAGAGCACTCAGCCACCATGGCCAAGTCACAG aaacatgaaaatgaggAAGATGGAGCAAGTAGTGACAAAGACGGAGGCGGAAGCGAGAAGAAGGAGACAAATGTAGCAATATCTTTTGTGTTTGGTCAGAATATCAAAGACAGAGCAAAG TTGGACGAGAACAGCACAGAAGATAAGTTGAAGGATAGTGTGCCACCTGAGTCTCAATCAGAGGGCACTAATTATttcttacagtacatttctaCCCCAAG TTCAAAAAATGCCACAAACAGTACAGACAGTGGGGCAAAATTTGTTTTTGGGCAGAACATGTCTGAGCGTGTTCTG AGTCCCCCCAAGGGTGAGTCCacaaatgaggaaaataaagatGCTTCAGACCCTTCATCACAGGAGTCAACACCAGAGAAAG CAAACAGCGTGTCAGAGTCTTTGGAGGAGTCTGCAGCAGCATACACCAAAGCCACAGCCAAGAAGTGCATCTTAGAGAAAGTTGACGTCAAAACTGGGGAGGAATCAGAAAGCAATGTTTTACAG ATGCAATGCAAGTTATATGTTTTTGAGAAGACTGCTCAATCATGGATAGAGAGAGGTCGAGGTCTGCTGAGGCTCAATGATATGGCATCGACAGATGACGGCACGCTACAGTCCCGTCTAG TGATGAGGACCCAGGGCAGCCTCCGGTTGATCCTCAACACTAAACTTTGGCCCCAGATGCAGGTGGACAAGGCCAGCGAGAAGAGTGTACGAATCACTGCCATGGACACAGAGGACCAGGGGGTCAAGGTCTTCCTAATATCG GGTAGCTCTAAGGACATAGGTCAGCTGGCTGCAGCGTTACATCACCGTATCTTAGCCCTGAAGAGCCGGGCAGAGCAGGAGCCCGAGGCCCCGACAACAACCATCCCTGTGGCGGAGGTACCGCAGTCCAATGAGGACGACAGCGACGAGGATGACAACAACTCTGCCTCCGCTTCAGCCTCCACTCCTGCTACAA GTAAttcagagggaggagagaaccAGGCAGCAGGAAGCACATAG